Proteins encoded in a region of the Polyodon spathula isolate WHYD16114869_AA chromosome 9, ASM1765450v1, whole genome shotgun sequence genome:
- the LOC121320815 gene encoding rho guanine nucleotide exchange factor 7-like isoform X3: MNSAEQTVTWLITLGVLESPKKTVSDPEGFLQSSLKDGVVLCRLLDRLRPGCIEKVYQEPRNESECLSNIREFLKGCASFRVETFDANDLYQGQSFSKVLNSLVALNKVTADIGVGSDSVCARHSSHRIKSFDSLGSQPSLSRTSKLFQSQYRSLDMTDNSNHQLVVKARFNFQQTNEDELSFAKGEIIHVLRVEEGGWWEGTLNGKSGWFPSNYVREVKGSEKPVSPKSATLKSPPKGFDTSAISKTYYNVVLQNILETECEYAKELQNLLSNYLRSLQATDKISSSDISHILGNLEEISTFQQMLVQSLEECTKLPDAQQRVGGFFLNLMPQIKSLYIAYCANHPSAVNVLTEHSEELGEFMEMKGASSPGILMLTTGLSKPFMRLDKYPTLLKELERHMEDYHPDRPDIQKSMTTFKSLSAQCQEVRKRKELELQILSEAIRCWEGEGIKTLGSVLYMSQVIIQCAGSEEKNERYMLLFPHVLLMLSASPRMSGFIYQGKLPLTGMTILKLEDSETNKNSFEISGNMIDRIVVTCNNQEDLHDWVDHLHRQAKFASIGTPTIKPLSVPCHTLPLHPVTPSSRHSENRPATGTPAYHTLPHPSSHGTPHSTMMWGPLEPPKTQKPWSLSCLRPAPPLRPSAALCYKEDLSKSPKTMKKLLPKRKPERKPSDEEFAVRKSTAALEEDAQILKVIEAYCTSAKTRQTLNSTWQGTDLMHNHVLTDDDQSSLESLGRRSSLSRLEPSDLSEDSDYDSIWTAHSYRMGSTSRYRKESGPHMLFPEEEKIIIEETKSNGQTVTEEKSLVDTVYALKDEVQELKQDNKKIKRSLEEEQRARKELEKLVKKVLKSMNDPSWDETNL; encoded by the exons ACGTTTGATGCAAATGACCTGTATCAGGGGCAGAGCTTCAGCAAGGTCTTGAATTCCCTGGTGGCTCTAAATAAAGTAACAGCAG ATATTGGTGTTGGCAGTGATTCTGTATGTGCTCGCCACTCCTCTCATCGGATCAAGTCCTTCGATTCCCTTGGATCCCAGCCTTCCCTTAGCAGAACGTCAAAGCTGTTTCAGAGCCAGTATCGAAGTTTG GACATGACTGATAACAGCAACCATCAGCTGGTGGTGAAAGCACGGTTTAATTTTCAGCAGACCAACGAGGATGAGCTCTCCTTTGCCAAGGGGGAAATCATCCACGTCTTGCGGGTAGAGGAGGGGGGCTGGTGGGAGGGAACGCTAAACGGAAAATCCGGGTGGTTCCCCAGCAACTACGTCAGAGAAGTCAAAGGAAGTG AGAAGCCAGTTTCTCCGAAATCCGCAACCCTCAAAAGCCCTCCTAAAGGCTTTGACACATCTGCAATTAGCAAAACGTATTACAATGTG gtgtTGCAGAATATTTTAGAAACCGAGTGTGAATATGCTAAGGAACTTCAGAATCTTCTATCAAATTACCTGCGTTCATTGCAAGCCACAGATAA GATAAGTTCTTCTGATATCTCTCATATACTGGGAAACCTGGAAGAAATCAGCACTTTTCAGCAGATGCTTGTCCAGTCCTTAGAGGAATGCACAAA GTTGCCTGATGCTCAGCAGAGGGTTGGGGGATTCTTCCTGAACCTGATGCCCCAGATAAAAAGCCTTTACATTGCCTATTGTGCTAATCACCCTTCAGCAGTAAATGTCCTTACAGAACACAG TGAAGAGCTTGGTGAGTTCATGGAAATGAAAGGAGCCAGCAGTCCAGGGATCCTCATGCTAACCACAGGCCTCAGCAAACCCTTCATGAGACTGGACAAGTACCCAACCCTGCTTAAAGAGCTTGAGCGACACATGGAG GATTATCACCCTGATCGACCAGACATTCAGAAATCCATGACAACCTTTAAAAGTCTTTCT GCGCAATGTCAAGAGGTACGGAAGAGgaaggagctggagctgcagaTCCTGTCTGAGGCAATTCGCTGCTGGGAGGGAGAAGGCATCAAGACACTGGGCAGTGTCCTCTACATGTCACAAGTGATAATACAGTGTGCAGGGAGTGAG GAAAAGAATGAGAGGTACATGCTCCTGTTCCCCCATGTATTGCTGATGTTGTCAGCCAGTCCCAGGATGAGTGGCTTCATTTACCAG ggTAAACTGCCATTAACTGGAATGACAATCTTGAAACTAGAAGATAGTGAAACCAACAAAAATTCTTTTGAAATTTCAG GAAATATGATAGATCGGATAGTAGTGACCTGCAACAATCAGGAGGATCTGCATGACTGGGTGGATCATCTCCACAGACAGGCTAAATTCGCTAGTATAGGAACCCCTACTATCAAGCCACTGTCTGTACCATGTCACACA CTCCCTTTACATCCTGTAACACCGTCCAGCAGGCATTCAGAGAACAGGCCAGCGACAGGGACTCCTGCCTACCAcaccctccctcacccctcctctCACGGGACCCCTCACAGCACCATGATGTGGGGCCCCCTGGAGCCCCCCAAGACTCAGAAACCATGGAGCCTGAGTTGCCTGCGACCTGCACCCCCGTTGCGACCGTCCGCAGCCCTCTGCTATAAGGAG GATCTTAGTAAAAGTCCTAAAACTATGAAGAAACTGCTTCCTAAACGCAAACCTGAACGGAAACCATCCGATGAAGAGTTCGCAGTGAGAAAAA gtaCAGCTGCCCTAGAAGAAGATGCTCAGATTCTTAAAGTAATAGAAGCTTACTGTACTAGTGCCAAGACACGTCAGACGCTAAATTCAA CATGGCAAGGCACTGACCTGATGCATAATCACGTCCTGACTGATGACGACCAATCAAGCCTAGAATCGCTGGGTCGTCGCAGTAGTCTTTCCCGCTTGGAACCTTCCGACCTCTCTGAAGACTCTGATTATGACAGTATATGGACAGCCCATAGTTACAGAATGGGGTCTACATCTC GTTATAGGAAAGAATCGGGCCCTCACATGCTGTTTCCCGAAGAGGAGAAGATTATCATTGAAGAAACCAAAAGCAATGGTCAGACTGTAACAGAGGAGAA gagCCTCGTGGACACAGTTTATGCATTAAAGGATGAAGTACAAGAATTAAAACAG GATAACAAGAAGATAAAAAGGTCACTGGAAGAGGAACAAAGAGCCCGTAAAGAACTGGAGAAACTTGTTAAGAAAGTATTAAAGAGCATGAATGATCCATCCTGGGATGAAACAAATTTATAA
- the LOC121320815 gene encoding rho guanine nucleotide exchange factor 7-like isoform X2 translates to MTDNSNHQLVVKARFNFQQTNEDELSFAKGEIIHVLRVEEGGWWEGTLNGKSGWFPSNYVREVKGSEKPVSPKSATLKSPPKGFDTSAISKTYYNVVLQNILETECEYAKELQNLLSNYLRSLQATDKISSSDISHILGNLEEISTFQQMLVQSLEECTKLPDAQQRVGGFFLNLMPQIKSLYIAYCANHPSAVNVLTEHSEELGEFMEMKGASSPGILMLTTGLSKPFMRLDKYPTLLKELERHMEDYHPDRPDIQKSMTTFKSLSAQCQEVRKRKELELQILSEAIRCWEGEGIKTLGSVLYMSQVIIQCAGSEEKNERYMLLFPHVLLMLSASPRMSGFIYQGKLPLTGMTILKLEDSETNKNSFEISGNMIDRIVVTCNNQEDLHDWVDHLHRQAKFASIGTPTIKPLSVPCHTLPLHPVTPSSRHSENRPATGTPAYHTLPHPSSHGTPHSTMMWGPLEPPKTQKPWSLSCLRPAPPLRPSAALCYKEDLSKSPKTMKKLLPKRKPERKPSDEEFAVRKSTAALEEDAQILKVIEAYCTSAKTRQTLNSSYRKESGPHMLFPEEEKIIIEETKSNGQTVTEEKSLVDTVYALKDEVQELKQDNKKIKRSLEEEQRARKELEKLVKKVLKSMNDPSWDETNL, encoded by the exons ATGACTGATAACAGCAACCATCAGCTGGTGGTGAAAGCACGGTTTAATTTTCAGCAGACCAACGAGGATGAGCTCTCCTTTGCCAAGGGGGAAATCATCCACGTCTTGCGGGTAGAGGAGGGGGGCTGGTGGGAGGGAACGCTAAACGGAAAATCCGGGTGGTTCCCCAGCAACTACGTCAGAGAAGTCAAAGGAAGTG AGAAGCCAGTTTCTCCGAAATCCGCAACCCTCAAAAGCCCTCCTAAAGGCTTTGACACATCTGCAATTAGCAAAACGTATTACAATGTG gtgtTGCAGAATATTTTAGAAACCGAGTGTGAATATGCTAAGGAACTTCAGAATCTTCTATCAAATTACCTGCGTTCATTGCAAGCCACAGATAA GATAAGTTCTTCTGATATCTCTCATATACTGGGAAACCTGGAAGAAATCAGCACTTTTCAGCAGATGCTTGTCCAGTCCTTAGAGGAATGCACAAA GTTGCCTGATGCTCAGCAGAGGGTTGGGGGATTCTTCCTGAACCTGATGCCCCAGATAAAAAGCCTTTACATTGCCTATTGTGCTAATCACCCTTCAGCAGTAAATGTCCTTACAGAACACAG TGAAGAGCTTGGTGAGTTCATGGAAATGAAAGGAGCCAGCAGTCCAGGGATCCTCATGCTAACCACAGGCCTCAGCAAACCCTTCATGAGACTGGACAAGTACCCAACCCTGCTTAAAGAGCTTGAGCGACACATGGAG GATTATCACCCTGATCGACCAGACATTCAGAAATCCATGACAACCTTTAAAAGTCTTTCT GCGCAATGTCAAGAGGTACGGAAGAGgaaggagctggagctgcagaTCCTGTCTGAGGCAATTCGCTGCTGGGAGGGAGAAGGCATCAAGACACTGGGCAGTGTCCTCTACATGTCACAAGTGATAATACAGTGTGCAGGGAGTGAG GAAAAGAATGAGAGGTACATGCTCCTGTTCCCCCATGTATTGCTGATGTTGTCAGCCAGTCCCAGGATGAGTGGCTTCATTTACCAG ggTAAACTGCCATTAACTGGAATGACAATCTTGAAACTAGAAGATAGTGAAACCAACAAAAATTCTTTTGAAATTTCAG GAAATATGATAGATCGGATAGTAGTGACCTGCAACAATCAGGAGGATCTGCATGACTGGGTGGATCATCTCCACAGACAGGCTAAATTCGCTAGTATAGGAACCCCTACTATCAAGCCACTGTCTGTACCATGTCACACA CTCCCTTTACATCCTGTAACACCGTCCAGCAGGCATTCAGAGAACAGGCCAGCGACAGGGACTCCTGCCTACCAcaccctccctcacccctcctctCACGGGACCCCTCACAGCACCATGATGTGGGGCCCCCTGGAGCCCCCCAAGACTCAGAAACCATGGAGCCTGAGTTGCCTGCGACCTGCACCCCCGTTGCGACCGTCCGCAGCCCTCTGCTATAAGGAG GATCTTAGTAAAAGTCCTAAAACTATGAAGAAACTGCTTCCTAAACGCAAACCTGAACGGAAACCATCCGATGAAGAGTTCGCAGTGAGAAAAA gtaCAGCTGCCCTAGAAGAAGATGCTCAGATTCTTAAAGTAATAGAAGCTTACTGTACTAGTGCCAAGACACGTCAGACGCTAAATTCAA GTTATAGGAAAGAATCGGGCCCTCACATGCTGTTTCCCGAAGAGGAGAAGATTATCATTGAAGAAACCAAAAGCAATGGTCAGACTGTAACAGAGGAGAA gagCCTCGTGGACACAGTTTATGCATTAAAGGATGAAGTACAAGAATTAAAACAG GATAACAAGAAGATAAAAAGGTCACTGGAAGAGGAACAAAGAGCCCGTAAAGAACTGGAGAAACTTGTTAAGAAAGTATTAAAGAGCATGAATGATCCATCCTGGGATGAAACAAATTTATAA